In Arthrobacter citreus, a genomic segment contains:
- a CDS encoding aldo/keto reductase, with translation MRYVKLGSSGATVSAVGLGCMAFGHPSHGNHSWTLREPESEPILRRALELGINFFDTANVYSSGDSEQIAGAALAKYARREEVVIATKVHGEMVPGPNGWGLSRKHILWQVDESLRRLRTEYIDLYQIHRWDASTPLEETLETLDGLVRSGKVRYLGASTMYAWQFSRALTLQQAGGWARFVTMQAHYNLIYREEEREMIPLCEATGSGVLAYSPLARGRLARDWGMESRRQRQDTLGHSLYAGQDVPNQAVADAVLRVAQRHGVSRAQVALAWVLAHPAVTAPVLGVTAVGQLDDSVAALDLQLTPEDLDDLEQHYTPRPVAGF, from the coding sequence ATGCGATACGTAAAACTGGGAAGCTCGGGCGCCACGGTCTCGGCCGTGGGCCTGGGATGCATGGCGTTCGGCCACCCCAGCCACGGAAACCACAGCTGGACGTTGCGCGAACCGGAGTCTGAGCCGATCCTGCGCCGGGCCTTGGAGCTGGGAATCAATTTTTTCGACACGGCCAACGTCTATTCATCCGGGGACAGCGAGCAGATTGCCGGGGCCGCGCTGGCCAAATATGCCCGCCGGGAGGAGGTGGTGATAGCCACCAAGGTTCACGGTGAAATGGTGCCCGGGCCCAACGGCTGGGGGCTGTCCCGTAAGCACATCCTCTGGCAGGTGGACGAGAGCCTGAGGCGCCTGCGCACCGAATACATTGATCTGTACCAAATCCACCGGTGGGACGCGTCCACCCCGCTCGAGGAAACGCTGGAGACACTCGACGGGTTGGTCCGGTCGGGGAAGGTCCGTTATTTGGGCGCCTCCACCATGTACGCCTGGCAGTTCTCCCGGGCGCTGACCCTGCAGCAGGCCGGCGGCTGGGCGCGGTTCGTGACCATGCAGGCGCACTACAACCTCATCTACCGGGAGGAGGAACGGGAGATGATCCCCCTCTGTGAAGCGACGGGCAGCGGGGTGCTGGCATATTCTCCGCTGGCCCGCGGGCGGCTCGCCCGGGACTGGGGCATGGAAAGCCGCCGCCAACGGCAGGACACCCTGGGGCATTCCCTCTATGCCGGGCAGGATGTTCCCAACCAGGCCGTGGCCGACGCCGTGCTCAGGGTGGCGCAGCGCCACGGCGTATCCCGGGCGCAGGTTGCCCTGGCCTGGGTCCTGGCCCATCCGGCGGTGACGGCCCCTGTGCTGGGCGTCACCGCCGTTGGCCAGCTGGATGATTCAGTGGCCGCCCTTGACCTGCAGCTCACGCCGGAGGACCTGGACGATCTGGAGCAGCACTACACTCCCCGCCCGGTGGCCGGCTTCTAG
- a CDS encoding sugar ABC transporter permease: MSNSTLTPARHTASPSLSAEPRRRFGPWFRDKGWRHLVGLVMGVFALFPLAYVLSAALSPTGTLVSASGLFTTIEFDNFVNLFSDPQKPFAKWFVNTLVVGLITSAGTVFLGALAAYSFSRMRFTGRRFGLLSLMLLQMFPQMLGVVAIFLLLSGISDVVPWLGLGSQTGLIMVYLGGALGVNTYLMYGFFNTVPKSLDEAARIDGASHIQIFFTIILRLVTPILAIVGLLSFITATGEFLIASIVLNDPDAQTLAVGLYSFVGDSQSRTWGVFSAGAVLAALPVMALFLFLQRFITTGLVTGAVKG, encoded by the coding sequence ATGAGCAATTCAACTCTGACCCCGGCACGGCACACCGCCAGCCCGTCCCTGTCCGCGGAACCCCGCCGGCGTTTTGGACCCTGGTTCCGGGACAAGGGCTGGCGCCACCTGGTGGGCCTGGTCATGGGCGTCTTTGCCCTCTTCCCGCTGGCCTATGTGCTCTCCGCCGCGCTCAGCCCCACCGGCACCCTGGTGTCAGCGAGCGGACTGTTTACCACCATCGAGTTCGACAACTTCGTCAACCTGTTCTCCGATCCGCAGAAACCCTTCGCCAAATGGTTTGTGAACACTCTTGTCGTGGGGCTGATTACCAGCGCCGGGACCGTGTTCCTCGGTGCGCTGGCCGCTTACTCCTTCTCCCGGATGCGGTTCACCGGGCGGCGTTTTGGGCTGCTGAGCCTGATGCTCCTGCAGATGTTCCCGCAGATGCTCGGCGTCGTGGCCATTTTCCTGCTGCTGAGCGGCATTTCCGACGTCGTTCCGTGGCTGGGACTCGGAAGCCAGACCGGGCTGATCATGGTCTACCTCGGCGGCGCCCTCGGCGTGAACACTTACCTGATGTACGGGTTCTTCAACACGGTTCCGAAGTCCCTGGACGAGGCGGCCCGCATTGACGGAGCGAGCCACATCCAGATCTTCTTCACCATCATCCTGCGGCTGGTCACCCCCATCCTGGCGATTGTGGGGCTGCTCTCCTTCATTACGGCAACCGGCGAGTTCCTGATCGCTTCCATTGTCCTGAATGATCCGGATGCCCAGACGCTGGCCGTGGGCCTGTACTCCTTTGTCGGGGACAGCCAGTCGCGCACCTGGGGGGTCTTCTCCGCGGGCGCGGTCCTGGCCGCCCTGCCGGTCATGGCACTGTTCCTGTTCCTGCAGCGATTCATCACCACCGGCCTGGTTACCGGGGCCGTCAAGGGCTAG
- a CDS encoding ABC transporter permease subunit encodes MVDQLDTPVRPDIPARTPKRRRGPDSMAGLLAKILLLGLTDAFAVYVLMALFMSEKWAVLAVATAVTVLINWIYLRRGGLPAKYLAPGVLFLVVFQVFVVVYSGYIAFTNYGDGHNSSKDDAVSAISMSAQKRVPDSPAYQVSVVEKDDVLSLLVTDPDGGVRIGTTGEPLEEAEGAEIGGTGKATGADGYRTLSFNELLAVQQDITAIKVPLSEDLDDGILQTADGSNAYVFKPVLIYDEAADTFTDTETGTVYTDGGEGAFTSADGERLATGWKVGVGFENFERAFTDPDLRGPLLSVIVWTFTFALGSVLLCFGLGLFLALTFNHPNLRGKKIYRTIMILPYAFPAFLAGLVWSGMLNQEFGFINATLFGGADIPWLTDPWLAKFSVLLVNTWLGFPYMFLVCTGALQSLPEDVNEAARMDGASAWRIFRSIKLPLLLVSTAPLLISTFAFNFNNFNVIFMLTGGGPRFSDTNMDIGATDLLITLVYKVAFGQGSGRDYGLASALAVIIFVIVAVISAVSFRQTKALEEVNS; translated from the coding sequence ATGGTTGATCAGCTGGACACCCCTGTCCGCCCCGACATTCCCGCACGAACGCCCAAGCGCCGCCGCGGTCCCGACTCAATGGCAGGCCTCCTGGCCAAGATTCTGCTCCTGGGCCTGACTGACGCGTTTGCCGTCTACGTCCTCATGGCCCTGTTTATGAGCGAAAAATGGGCGGTCCTTGCCGTCGCCACAGCGGTGACCGTGCTGATCAACTGGATCTATCTGCGACGCGGCGGCCTGCCGGCAAAATACCTGGCGCCGGGAGTACTGTTCCTGGTGGTCTTCCAGGTATTTGTGGTGGTGTACAGCGGATATATCGCCTTCACCAACTACGGCGACGGACACAACAGCAGCAAGGACGACGCCGTGTCGGCCATCTCCATGAGCGCACAAAAGCGCGTTCCGGATTCTCCCGCCTACCAAGTGTCAGTCGTGGAAAAGGACGACGTCCTGTCCCTTCTGGTCACCGACCCCGACGGCGGCGTCCGGATCGGCACCACGGGTGAACCGCTCGAGGAAGCAGAGGGCGCCGAAATCGGCGGCACGGGCAAGGCCACGGGGGCAGACGGATACCGAACCCTCAGTTTTAATGAACTGCTGGCCGTACAGCAGGACATCACAGCCATCAAGGTCCCGCTGTCCGAGGACCTCGACGACGGCATCCTGCAGACAGCCGATGGATCCAACGCCTACGTGTTCAAACCGGTGCTGATTTACGACGAGGCCGCTGACACCTTCACCGACACCGAAACGGGCACCGTCTACACGGACGGCGGCGAGGGTGCGTTTACCTCGGCCGACGGCGAACGGCTGGCCACGGGCTGGAAGGTGGGAGTGGGGTTCGAGAACTTCGAACGTGCCTTCACCGATCCGGACCTCCGCGGGCCGCTGCTCAGCGTCATTGTCTGGACCTTCACGTTTGCGCTCGGATCGGTGCTGCTGTGCTTCGGCCTGGGGCTGTTCCTGGCATTGACCTTCAACCATCCAAACCTGCGCGGCAAGAAGATCTACCGCACGATCATGATCCTGCCGTACGCCTTCCCGGCGTTCCTGGCCGGCCTGGTCTGGTCCGGAATGCTGAACCAGGAATTCGGATTCATCAACGCAACCCTGTTCGGCGGCGCCGACATTCCGTGGCTGACCGACCCGTGGCTGGCGAAATTCAGCGTGCTGCTGGTGAACACCTGGCTCGGGTTCCCCTACATGTTCCTGGTCTGCACCGGGGCCCTGCAGTCCCTGCCGGAGGATGTGAACGAGGCCGCACGCATGGACGGGGCATCCGCCTGGCGGATCTTCCGCTCCATCAAGCTGCCGCTGCTGCTGGTGTCCACCGCTCCGCTGCTGATCTCCACCTTTGCCTTCAACTTCAACAACTTCAACGTGATCTTCATGCTCACCGGCGGCGGGCCACGGTTCAGCGACACCAACATGGATATCGGGGCCACCGATCTGCTGATCACCCTGGTGTACAAGGTGGCCTTCGGCCAGGGGTCCGGGCGTGACTACGGCCTTGCCAGTGCGCTGGCCGTCATTATCTTCGTCATCGTGGCAGTCATCTCAGCGGTCAGCTTCCGGCAGACCAAGGCGCTGGAGGAAGTGAACTCATGA
- a CDS encoding maltose ABC transporter substrate-binding protein gives MKVHTTGMTASRRRSLALGAVSVTAALVLTACGGGDSAESADATDLSTAGATTLTMWVDAERSPALTDVTAQFKEDTGIEIKLVTKDFEQVSDDFITQVPTGKGPDLIVGPHDWLGKFVLNGVVSPIELGEKAADFQESAVAAMTYEGSTYGVPYSIENIGLLRNADLVPEPAATMDEVIANGKAAVEKGAEFPFLVGMDPKQGDPYHLYPFQTSMGVPVFGTDETGGYDASKLELGNKNGAAFAAKVKEWGEAGAGILNSNITADIAKEKFNAGASPYFLTGPWNVPLAEEAGINVVVDPLPTTGDQPAQPFVGVNGFFISSKSANSLAATEFALNYLTTEAVQDAMFEGGGRPPALNASFDKAAEDPIVAAFGEIGANGVPMPAIPEMGAVWADWGGTELALIKGQGDPAESWATMVSNVEAKIAK, from the coding sequence ATGAAGGTGCACACCACGGGTATGACGGCGTCTCGCCGCCGCTCCCTCGCTCTCGGGGCCGTTTCGGTCACCGCTGCCCTTGTCCTGACAGCCTGCGGCGGCGGTGATTCCGCCGAAAGCGCGGACGCCACCGATCTGTCCACCGCCGGGGCCACCACGCTCACCATGTGGGTCGACGCGGAACGCTCGCCCGCCCTGACCGATGTCACTGCCCAGTTCAAAGAAGACACCGGCATCGAAATCAAGCTGGTCACCAAGGATTTTGAGCAGGTTTCCGACGACTTCATCACGCAGGTCCCCACCGGAAAGGGTCCGGACCTGATCGTGGGTCCGCATGACTGGCTGGGCAAGTTTGTCCTCAACGGCGTTGTTTCCCCGATTGAACTGGGCGAAAAGGCTGCTGACTTCCAGGAATCGGCCGTTGCGGCCATGACCTATGAAGGCAGCACCTACGGCGTTCCGTACTCCATCGAGAACATTGGACTGCTGCGCAACGCGGACCTCGTTCCCGAACCGGCAGCCACCATGGACGAAGTCATCGCCAACGGCAAGGCTGCCGTCGAAAAGGGTGCCGAGTTCCCGTTCCTGGTGGGCATGGACCCCAAGCAGGGCGATCCGTACCACCTGTACCCGTTCCAGACCTCCATGGGCGTACCCGTCTTTGGAACTGACGAGACCGGCGGCTATGACGCTTCGAAGCTGGAGCTGGGCAACAAGAACGGTGCTGCCTTCGCCGCCAAGGTGAAGGAATGGGGTGAGGCTGGAGCAGGCATCCTGAACTCCAACATCACCGCGGACATCGCCAAGGAAAAGTTCAACGCCGGAGCCTCCCCGTACTTCCTGACCGGTCCGTGGAACGTGCCGCTGGCGGAGGAAGCCGGGATCAACGTCGTCGTTGACCCGCTGCCGACCACGGGCGATCAGCCGGCGCAGCCCTTTGTGGGCGTGAACGGCTTCTTCATCAGCTCCAAGAGCGCGAATTCCCTGGCTGCCACCGAGTTTGCCCTGAACTACCTCACCACCGAGGCCGTGCAGGACGCCATGTTCGAAGGCGGCGGACGCCCGCCGGCCCTGAACGCGTCCTTCGACAAGGCAGCTGAAGACCCGATTGTCGCCGCCTTCGGTGAGATTGGCGCCAACGGCGTACCCATGCCGGCCATCCCGGAAATGGGCGCCGTCTGGGCCGACTGGGGCGGCACCGAACTTGCCCTGATCAAGGGCCAGGGCGATCCCGCAGAGTCCTGGGCAACGATGGTCAGCAACGTCGAAGCGAAGATCGCCAAGTAG
- a CDS encoding glycoside hydrolase family 13 protein, with product MLSHVIPGTGAETGPSLVPLHAASSEHDRQWWRSSVIYQVYPRSFRDLSGDGIGDLPGITAEVDALAELDIDALWLSPFYKSPQNDAGYDVADYCSVDPLFGTLEDFDALVAKASGHGIRVIVDLVPNHCSSEHALFQAALAAPADSPERDMFIFRDGAGENGDLPPNNWQSHFGGSAWTRITGTDGTPGQWYLHLFDSSQPDFNWDNPAVRDEFERILRFWLDRGVGGFRVDVAHALVKKSGLPDWGGRADGCSSDGFPGQDAPMFGQAEVHDIYRSWRKLLDSYDGERVLCAEATIDPLDRLSDWVRPDEMHQTFNFAYLHHDWHAGAVRHVVSSSLEAFDKVGAPTTWVLSNHDVVRHATRFGLEGHQERPGDGLGPDDRQPNYVLGLSRARAATLLMLALPGGVYLYQGEELGLPDHTTMPHDFREDPTYHRTGGARLGRDGCRVPLPWYSGADSYGFSTTGAAWLPQPAEWASLARDVQREDPASTLNLYRSALAVRREYALGAGSLAWWPDVDPDSVVAFVNGGVLVVLNMGDEPLHLPAGDVLVASEAGAAADGVLLPNHAVWLRIN from the coding sequence ATGCTCAGCCACGTAATTCCCGGCACCGGTGCAGAAACCGGCCCGTCACTTGTCCCCCTGCACGCCGCCTCCAGCGAACATGACCGTCAGTGGTGGCGATCCTCGGTCATTTACCAGGTGTATCCCCGCTCCTTCCGGGACCTCAGCGGAGACGGCATCGGAGACCTCCCCGGCATCACCGCCGAAGTGGACGCCCTGGCCGAACTCGATATCGATGCACTGTGGCTGTCCCCGTTCTACAAGTCCCCCCAGAACGACGCCGGATATGACGTAGCCGACTACTGCTCGGTTGACCCCCTGTTCGGCACGCTGGAGGACTTCGATGCCCTGGTGGCAAAGGCCTCGGGCCACGGCATCCGGGTCATCGTGGACCTCGTGCCCAACCACTGCTCCAGCGAGCACGCACTGTTCCAAGCGGCGCTGGCTGCTCCCGCGGATTCCCCCGAGCGGGACATGTTCATTTTCCGCGACGGCGCCGGCGAGAACGGCGATCTTCCGCCCAACAACTGGCAGTCGCACTTCGGCGGTTCGGCATGGACCCGGATCACGGGAACGGACGGGACCCCGGGACAGTGGTACCTGCATCTCTTCGATTCCAGCCAGCCGGACTTCAACTGGGACAACCCCGCGGTCCGTGACGAGTTTGAACGGATCCTCCGTTTCTGGCTGGACCGCGGCGTGGGCGGCTTCCGTGTGGACGTAGCCCATGCCCTCGTCAAGAAGTCCGGCCTTCCCGACTGGGGCGGCCGCGCTGACGGCTGCTCCTCCGACGGATTCCCCGGACAGGATGCGCCCATGTTCGGCCAGGCCGAAGTCCATGACATCTACCGCTCCTGGCGCAAGCTGCTGGACAGCTACGACGGCGAGCGCGTGCTCTGCGCCGAAGCCACCATCGATCCGCTGGACCGGCTGTCGGACTGGGTGCGCCCGGATGAAATGCACCAGACCTTCAACTTCGCCTACCTGCACCATGACTGGCATGCCGGTGCCGTGCGCCACGTCGTTTCGTCGTCGCTGGAAGCCTTCGACAAGGTGGGGGCGCCCACCACTTGGGTGCTCTCCAACCACGACGTTGTGCGTCACGCCACCCGCTTTGGGCTTGAGGGGCACCAGGAACGCCCGGGTGACGGCCTCGGGCCGGATGACCGGCAGCCCAACTACGTGCTGGGCCTCTCGCGGGCCCGGGCCGCAACTCTGCTGATGCTGGCCCTGCCGGGTGGCGTATACCTGTACCAGGGCGAGGAACTGGGGCTGCCCGACCACACCACCATGCCCCATGACTTCCGTGAGGACCCGACGTATCACCGCACCGGCGGTGCACGCCTGGGCCGCGACGGGTGCCGTGTCCCCCTGCCCTGGTACTCCGGTGCCGACAGCTATGGATTCAGCACCACGGGCGCGGCATGGCTGCCCCAGCCCGCGGAGTGGGCCTCACTGGCACGCGACGTCCAGCGCGAGGATCCGGCGTCAACCCTGAACCTGTACCGCAGCGCGCTGGCCGTGCGCCGGGAGTACGCCCTCGGCGCCGGGTCGCTGGCCTGGTGGCCCGACGTCGACCCGGACTCCGTTGTCGCGTTCGTCAACGGCGGCGTGCTGGTGGTCCTGAACATGGGCGACGAGCCGCTGCACCTGCCGGCCGGAGATGTGCTGGTTGCCAGCGAAGCCGGTGCGGCGGCCGACGGCGTGCTGCTCCCCAACCATGCCGTTTGGCTCCGGATTAACTGA
- a CDS encoding LacI family DNA-binding transcriptional regulator yields the protein MAGIKDVAARAGVSSATVSRALSGNGKVSETTRRKVQVAADELGFVISYNASSLASGRSRNIGIVMPTVGRWYFSQVLEGAAAALIDAGYDLTLYNTSDSPGHRESVLTEMLRRQRLDAVIAVALKLTDEELAQLHAVEKPIVAIGGPLPETHTIRVDEVNISVLATEHLIALGHTRIAHIGGGEEHERDFRLGSTRRDGYEQAMGRAGLESLHINSPDFSVASGVLAAKTLLAAPRGRPTGIFCASDEIAVGTILAARGLGLRVPEDLSVIGIDGHELGEVFGLTTISQDPRGQGAAAVAAVLSLLAQKPLEADWIQRFYPTEFVVRSSTSVPADLRG from the coding sequence GTGGCAGGGATCAAAGACGTGGCGGCCCGCGCCGGTGTCTCGTCGGCCACTGTTTCCCGTGCCCTCAGCGGCAACGGCAAGGTTTCCGAAACCACGCGGCGCAAGGTTCAGGTGGCGGCGGACGAACTGGGTTTTGTCATTTCCTACAACGCGTCGTCGCTCGCCTCCGGACGCAGCCGCAACATCGGGATTGTCATGCCCACCGTTGGCCGCTGGTATTTTTCCCAGGTTCTCGAGGGAGCGGCCGCAGCGCTGATCGACGCCGGCTATGACCTGACCCTGTACAACACCAGCGACAGCCCCGGCCACCGCGAAAGCGTGCTGACGGAAATGCTGCGGCGCCAGCGCCTTGACGCCGTGATCGCAGTGGCGCTGAAGCTCACGGACGAGGAACTGGCCCAGCTTCACGCCGTCGAGAAGCCCATCGTGGCCATCGGTGGTCCCCTGCCGGAAACCCACACCATCCGGGTGGACGAGGTCAACATCTCGGTGCTTGCCACGGAGCACCTCATCGCACTGGGGCACACCAGGATTGCCCATATTGGCGGCGGAGAGGAACACGAGCGTGATTTCCGCCTGGGCAGCACCCGGCGGGACGGATACGAACAGGCCATGGGCCGCGCGGGCTTGGAAAGCCTGCATATCAACAGCCCGGACTTTTCCGTAGCCAGCGGAGTCCTCGCGGCCAAGACTCTCCTGGCGGCTCCGCGGGGCCGGCCAACGGGCATCTTTTGCGCCTCGGATGAGATCGCCGTCGGAACCATACTTGCGGCCCGGGGCCTGGGCCTGCGCGTCCCCGAGGACCTGTCCGTCATCGGAATTGACGGACACGAGCTCGGTGAGGTTTTTGGGCTCACCACCATTAGCCAGGATCCCCGGGGGCAGGGAGCCGCCGCCGTCGCCGCCGTGCTGTCGCTGCTGGCGCAGAAGCCGCTGGAGGCCGACTGGATCCAGCGGTTTTATCCGACCGAGTTTGTGGTTCGGTCCAGCACCTCGGTTCCGGCGGATCTTCGCGGCTGA
- a CDS encoding DoxX family protein, with the protein MSLFLWILQIVLAVLFLGIGGQRLTQPARQLRKLPWTDGYPLGLIRALGAVEVVAGLGLLLPGVLGTVPLLTPAAAAGLVVLMALAVALHLRRGQRQAAVLPAILLIMAAFVVWGRLTQLL; encoded by the coding sequence ATGTCGCTTTTTCTTTGGATCCTTCAGATAGTCCTGGCCGTGCTGTTCCTGGGAATCGGTGGCCAGCGCCTGACACAGCCCGCGCGGCAGCTGAGGAAACTGCCGTGGACCGATGGCTATCCCCTGGGCCTTATCCGCGCCCTGGGGGCAGTGGAGGTTGTTGCCGGCCTCGGGCTGCTGCTTCCCGGGGTGCTGGGCACGGTCCCCCTGCTGACTCCCGCTGCTGCCGCCGGACTGGTGGTCCTCATGGCGCTGGCGGTGGCCCTGCACCTGCGCCGGGGCCAGCGGCAGGCGGCGGTTCTCCCGGCTATCCTTCTGATAATGGCGGCATTTGTGGTTTGGGGGCGGCTGACGCAGCTGCTGTGA
- a CDS encoding YesL family protein, which produces MKKGSVAARAYEFFDALTWIALLNIAFIGFTLLGGIIFGFGPSLVAGSTTVRRRVKGEAFKLFPAFWQAWKAEFFRANAVLLPAAAVLAALVSSWQFFRIGQDGLSAVLAPATMVVAGICTIVLSVLVPLLTHYEIRLAAAVPAAVSLTLANPLLLILNGIILAGSVLATVQLPGLLPFFSFGLALYLTTRVALDFFVRNEIRLAVSPLQPAA; this is translated from the coding sequence GTGAAAAAGGGCAGTGTGGCAGCGCGCGCCTACGAATTTTTTGATGCCTTGACCTGGATCGCGCTGCTGAACATCGCATTTATTGGATTCACTCTTCTTGGCGGAATCATCTTTGGTTTTGGTCCTTCGCTCGTTGCCGGCTCGACAACTGTGCGTCGCCGGGTGAAGGGGGAAGCGTTCAAGCTCTTTCCCGCCTTTTGGCAAGCGTGGAAAGCCGAGTTCTTCAGGGCCAACGCCGTCCTGCTGCCGGCAGCGGCGGTGCTGGCAGCGCTGGTGTCCAGCTGGCAGTTTTTCCGCATCGGCCAGGACGGTCTTTCCGCCGTGCTGGCCCCGGCCACCATGGTTGTCGCGGGCATCTGCACCATCGTCCTGTCCGTCCTCGTTCCGCTGCTCACTCATTACGAGATCAGGCTGGCCGCTGCAGTTCCGGCGGCCGTTAGCCTGACCCTCGCTAATCCGTTGCTGCTCATCCTTAACGGGATCATCCTGGCCGGCAGCGTCCTTGCCACCGTGCAGCTTCCTGGCCTGCTCCCCTTCTTTTCCTTCGGTTTGGCCCTCTATCTCACAACACGCGTGGCCCTGGATTTTTTTGTGCGCAACGAAATCCGGCTGGCGGTATCCCCGCTTCAACCAGCCGCCTAG
- a CDS encoding extracellular solute-binding protein yields the protein MHRKPLKGLALVLTAGLALSACSSSSEEEATAALDTVSIMAPFLEPQPPEQGDTMQTKLEEITGKKLDINWVPNADYEEKTNITLAGDDLPHVMVIQGKTPGFVKNATAGAFWELSDYLDEYPNLITENPDIERNASINGDVYGVYRARDAMRTSVILRKDWLENLGLETPATVDDLYEVAKAFTEKDPDGNGVKDTYGLIVPKWPGTINSNSPYDVVATWFGAGNTWTEEDGELVPNFATEEFIEANKYLKKFVDEGLINSDYATMDSATWNEPFFNGQGGIIVDVHSRASVLINLFKAQDPATFENFVDISGNLEGPDGELHAHPTPGFSGFLAVPKAKVKTEAELKEVLSFLNELNSEEAAILINNGIEDVNFTLDGDLTVPIAELTDEGKEVAQAVKTYSQLGTNVDGIKYYLPKQATEYEQEMFDKRLEMQESDLEFADQNPASAFISETQVAKGAQLDNIVTDARIQFLAGQIDEKALRAAVELWKSSGGNDVIAEINELNKSSK from the coding sequence ATGCACCGCAAACCCCTTAAAGGACTGGCTCTTGTCCTCACCGCCGGCTTGGCGCTATCCGCCTGCTCCTCCAGCTCCGAGGAAGAAGCCACGGCGGCACTGGACACCGTCTCAATCATGGCCCCCTTCCTTGAGCCCCAGCCGCCGGAGCAGGGCGACACGATGCAGACCAAGCTCGAGGAGATCACCGGCAAGAAGCTCGACATCAATTGGGTGCCGAATGCCGACTACGAGGAAAAGACCAACATCACCCTTGCCGGTGATGACCTCCCCCACGTCATGGTCATCCAGGGCAAAACACCGGGCTTCGTCAAAAACGCCACCGCGGGCGCCTTCTGGGAGCTGTCGGACTATTTGGACGAATATCCCAATCTCATCACCGAAAACCCAGACATCGAACGCAATGCAAGCATTAACGGCGATGTCTACGGCGTTTACCGGGCACGCGACGCCATGCGGACGTCCGTCATCCTGCGCAAGGACTGGCTGGAGAACCTGGGCCTGGAGACACCCGCCACGGTGGATGACCTGTATGAGGTGGCAAAGGCCTTCACGGAGAAGGATCCCGACGGCAACGGAGTGAAGGACACCTACGGCCTCATCGTGCCTAAGTGGCCCGGAACAATAAACTCCAACAGCCCCTATGACGTCGTGGCAACTTGGTTCGGCGCCGGCAACACCTGGACTGAGGAGGACGGTGAACTCGTTCCCAACTTCGCCACTGAAGAGTTCATCGAAGCGAACAAGTACCTCAAGAAGTTCGTGGATGAAGGGCTGATCAACAGTGATTACGCCACCATGGATTCGGCCACTTGGAACGAGCCATTCTTCAACGGCCAGGGCGGCATCATCGTAGACGTTCATTCGAGGGCTTCAGTACTCATCAACTTGTTCAAGGCACAGGATCCGGCCACGTTCGAGAACTTCGTCGATATTTCCGGAAACCTCGAAGGCCCCGACGGGGAGCTCCACGCCCACCCAACTCCCGGGTTTTCCGGCTTCCTTGCGGTTCCCAAGGCCAAGGTCAAGACCGAAGCGGAACTGAAGGAAGTCCTGAGCTTCCTCAACGAACTGAATTCGGAAGAAGCGGCCATCCTGATCAACAACGGCATTGAAGACGTCAACTTCACCCTCGACGGAGACCTGACGGTTCCCATCGCTGAGCTGACCGATGAAGGAAAGGAAGTTGCCCAGGCCGTCAAGACCTACTCCCAGCTGGGCACCAACGTGGACGGCATCAAGTACTACCTGCCCAAGCAGGCTACGGAATACGAGCAGGAAATGTTCGACAAGCGCCTTGAGATGCAGGAATCCGACCTCGAGTTCGCTGACCAGAACCCCGCCTCGGCGTTCATTTCGGAGACCCAGGTGGCCAAGGGAGCCCAGCTGGACAACATCGTCACGGATGCCCGCATCCAGTTCCTGGCCGGACAGATCGATGAGAAGGCGCTCCGCGCGGCGGTCGAACTCTGGAAGTCCAGCGGCGGCAATGACGTCATCGCTGAAATCAACGAACTGAACAAATCGTCCAAGTAA